Proteins co-encoded in one Cytophaga hutchinsonii ATCC 33406 genomic window:
- a CDS encoding CHAT domain-containing protein, whose amino-acid sequence MNKLFVLFFLLAPVTAFSQLPKIPGSIGGVSTSAILTKTKNALVTQLDKSKAEYDTTSFNYAISLSDNAGLYENEEKWLRNQKMFSDVLRQSDGSSLTPLQKAEENNEVGEMMYASNKFNAAENTFLSSKLIYESNGLTAEAGYSKVLANIGLLYHTMGRYSKAEEFDKLAIDIRKTQSGESSVAYGSSVNNLGVLYKDLGKYTEAEKLLEKAIQLNAINPGKQSPAYAITLNNQAMLFEEMGRFQQADQLLAEAIRIASAEMTEKSTNYQRLLINQALLYEEMGSYSKADEIYKKAIAIKEKRLGSSHPDYAHLLNLQAELYMQMNKTSEVESLLKKSADIYLKKFGANHPSYAGVLQNLGNYYRTQDQQPAAYTNLTKALSIRIAALGENHPDVLQTKECIALLDWQAKKYSVASSGFQTVLDQNMLLINEYFAALSDAEKARFWDKMHPHFDHYAAFVADTYKELPALTGQLYTYQLATKALLLNAANKTRQQILSSGDASLIKEYQEWLDAKESLSRLYSMSKSELAEQRINLDSIERSANSKEKNLSAHSAVFKSGYTNAPVTWKNIQLALGTDDAAVEIIHITKFDKIKTDTIYYGALVLTKEMSLPAFVLLKNGNQLEKKYLAYYRNSIKNKLADVYSYTQYWEEIDKKTSGKKSIFVSMDGVYSQLNISTLRFSDGTYLLDKKNIQLISNSKDIIKLKTAAASTAAASAVLIGNPVFGTAGSIAPLPGTKVEIESVKTQLTAKGYKVTTYVQNEASEQNIRKVSNPKILHIATHGFFIAETQGEDKTMGIGSEHSALNPMLRSGLLLANAEATIDANAEYGVLTAYEVMNLNLDKTEIVVMSACETGLGDVKNGEGVYGLQRAFLVAGADALIMSLWKVNDEATQKLMTSFYKNYLVLADKQKAFKAAQAELKTLYKEPYYWGAFVLIQ is encoded by the coding sequence ATGAACAAGCTATTTGTACTTTTCTTTTTACTGGCTCCGGTTACAGCATTTTCCCAGCTTCCTAAAATCCCGGGGTCAATTGGCGGCGTTTCCACCTCTGCTATTCTTACTAAAACAAAAAATGCACTCGTTACGCAATTAGATAAAAGCAAAGCCGAATACGACACCACTAGTTTTAATTATGCCATTTCACTCAGCGACAATGCGGGTTTATATGAAAACGAAGAAAAATGGCTGCGCAATCAAAAGATGTTTTCAGATGTGTTAAGGCAAAGTGATGGATCTTCCTTAACGCCTTTACAAAAAGCGGAAGAAAACAATGAAGTTGGGGAAATGATGTACGCTTCCAACAAATTCAATGCGGCCGAAAATACTTTTTTAAGTTCAAAGCTCATTTATGAAAGTAATGGACTAACCGCTGAAGCAGGCTACAGCAAAGTACTTGCAAATATCGGCTTGTTGTATCATACCATGGGCCGGTATTCGAAAGCAGAAGAATTTGACAAGCTGGCTATTGATATTCGTAAAACACAATCCGGCGAATCCAGTGTTGCTTATGGTTCATCTGTAAATAATCTGGGTGTTTTATATAAAGATTTGGGCAAATATACCGAAGCAGAAAAACTGCTGGAAAAGGCCATTCAATTGAATGCAATCAATCCGGGAAAGCAATCGCCTGCTTATGCCATTACATTAAATAACCAGGCCATGCTCTTTGAAGAAATGGGGCGTTTTCAGCAGGCTGATCAGTTATTGGCAGAAGCAATACGAATTGCGTCTGCGGAAATGACTGAAAAATCAACGAACTATCAGCGCCTGCTGATCAACCAGGCCTTGCTGTATGAGGAAATGGGCTCTTATTCCAAAGCAGATGAGATCTATAAAAAGGCCATCGCCATTAAAGAAAAACGTTTAGGCAGCAGCCACCCCGATTATGCGCATTTATTAAATCTACAGGCCGAACTATATATGCAGATGAACAAAACTTCAGAAGTAGAGTCGTTATTAAAAAAATCAGCAGATATTTATTTGAAAAAATTCGGTGCCAATCACCCATCTTATGCAGGTGTATTGCAGAATTTAGGAAATTACTACAGAACACAGGATCAGCAGCCGGCCGCTTATACAAACCTTACAAAAGCACTCTCCATACGTATTGCAGCTCTTGGTGAAAACCATCCGGATGTTTTGCAGACTAAAGAATGCATTGCCTTGCTGGATTGGCAGGCAAAAAAATATTCCGTAGCATCATCCGGTTTTCAAACGGTACTGGATCAGAATATGCTTTTGATCAATGAATATTTTGCAGCTCTCAGTGATGCCGAAAAAGCGCGTTTCTGGGATAAAATGCATCCGCACTTTGATCATTATGCAGCTTTTGTTGCCGATACGTATAAAGAGCTGCCAGCGCTGACAGGACAATTATATACCTATCAGCTGGCAACAAAAGCATTGTTATTAAATGCTGCAAACAAAACCCGCCAACAGATATTAAGCAGCGGAGACGCTTCTTTAATTAAAGAATATCAGGAATGGCTGGATGCTAAAGAAAGTCTTTCACGGTTATACAGCATGTCAAAATCTGAACTGGCTGAACAGCGTATTAATTTAGATTCGATTGAACGTTCAGCTAATTCAAAAGAAAAAAATCTTTCTGCCCATTCAGCAGTTTTTAAATCCGGTTATACAAACGCACCTGTAACGTGGAAAAATATACAGCTTGCCCTGGGTACGGATGATGCGGCTGTCGAAATCATACACATTACAAAATTTGATAAAATTAAAACGGATACTATTTATTATGGTGCGTTGGTGCTTACAAAAGAAATGAGCCTGCCAGCATTCGTTTTACTAAAGAACGGCAACCAGCTCGAAAAAAAATACCTGGCCTATTATAGAAATTCGATTAAAAATAAACTCGCCGATGTGTATTCGTATACACAGTACTGGGAAGAGATTGATAAAAAGACCAGTGGTAAAAAATCCATCTTCGTATCTATGGATGGTGTATACAGCCAATTAAATATCAGCACACTGAGATTTTCTGATGGAACGTATTTACTGGATAAAAAAAATATTCAGCTTATTTCCAATTCAAAAGATATTATTAAACTTAAAACTGCCGCAGCTTCTACTGCAGCTGCAAGTGCCGTATTGATTGGTAATCCTGTCTTTGGAACTGCCGGAAGTATCGCTCCGCTTCCGGGAACAAAGGTTGAAATTGAATCAGTCAAAACACAGCTTACAGCAAAAGGATATAAGGTTACAACGTATGTTCAGAATGAAGCTTCGGAACAGAATATCCGTAAAGTATCTAATCCTAAAATTTTACATATAGCTACCCATGGATTTTTTATTGCCGAAACACAAGGTGAGGACAAAACGATGGGCATTGGTTCGGAACATTCCGCGCTGAATCCTATGCTGCGTTCAGGGCTGCTGTTGGCAAATGCGGAAGCGACAATTGATGCCAACGCCGAGTATGGCGTATTAACCGCTTATGAAGTAATGAATCTGAATTTAGACAAAACAGAAATTGTAGTTATGAGCGCCTGTGAAACGGGCCTGGGAGATGTAAAAAATGGCGAAGGTGTATATGGGCTGCAGCGTGCATTTCTTGTAGCAGGAGCAGATGCATTAATTATGAGCTTGTGGAAAGTAAATGATGAAGCAACTCAAAAATTAATGACCAGCTTTTATAAAAATTATCTGGTATTAGCAGATAAACAAAAAGCGTTTAAGGCTGCTCAGGCGGAATTAAAAACCCTTTACAAGGAACCGTATTACTGGGGAGCGTTTGTATTGATTCAGTAA
- the gltB gene encoding glutamate synthase large subunit, whose amino-acid sequence MRENNQTGLYDSSFEHDSCGIGFVANLKGRKSHETVANALHMLERMEHRGACGCETNTGDGAGILLQVPHEFFVDECVKIGIKLPAFGEYGVGMLFLPKDEKLKEECKKILSRQAEKLGLAVLGYRLVPTDDSMIGDSAIAVEPSVEQFFVKRPDSVKDVETFERKLYVLRNYSTRIVKETLNNEEVNQRFYFASFSSRTIIYKGQLMTAQVKQFYLDLQRPEMVSALAVVHSRFSTNTFPSFKLAQPFRYIAHNGEINTVKGNVNWIRAQEALLTSTVFTKEEIEMLLPICDPGNSDSAHLDNVIELLVLSGRYLPHVMMMLVPEAWDGNEAMSEVKHAFYEYHAAMMEPWDGPASISFTNGKIVGATLDRNGLRPSRWCLLEDDTVIMASEVGVIDVDPSKVVTKGRLQPGKMFVADLEQGRIISDEELKNDICTRKPYGEWLKNKIKLSEQPEPQVIYNQPDAAALLKKQQVFGYTSEDLRLIIGEIATTAYEPLGSMGIDTPLAILSDQAMHLSAYFKQLFAQVTNPPIDPIRERMVMSLVSYVGGSLNLLDESPYHCRMVELHQPVLTNNDLEKLRQIDDKHFQTKALEITFKADEMPGSLEKALTRICKYASDAVNDGYSIILLTDRKVDSGHTPIPSLLATAAVHHHLIREGQRGKVGIVVECGDAWEVHHFATLIGYGASAINPYLAFETVIGMKRSGELQTELAEEKLIYNYIKAIDNGLLKVFSKMGISTLQSYQGAQIFEALGISSEVIDKYFTNTVSRIGGLSLDGIAKEALIKHEQAYPKVPVPRPKLEVGGIYQWKRRGEFHLFNPQTIHLLQQACRKGDYQVFKKYSNLIDDQSVKAITLRGLLKFKQTRESISIDEVEPATEIYKRFATGAMSFGSISHEAHSTLAIAMNRIGGKSNSGEGGEDEIRFDRKPNGDWERSAIKQVASGRFGVTSYYLANADELQIKMAQGAKPGEGGQLPGHKVDDWIGRVRHSTPGVGLISPPPHHDIYSIEDLAQLIFDLKNSNPKARVSVKLVSEAGVGTIAAGVSKAHADLVLIAGYDGGTGASPISSIRHAGLPWELGLAEAHQTLVKNKLRSRITVQSDGQIRTGKDLVVAALLGAEEFGVATAALVSVGCIMMRKCHLNTCPVGVATQNKELRALFSGEPEHVVNMFTFLAEEMREIMAELGYRTVDEMVGQVQNLEKRTDINHWKFKDLDLSKILYKEEAGPEVGLYKTEAQDHGMDNILDLTLVRDAKAALDNKEVVKGEYKIENIDRSAGTMLSYEVSTRHKGQGLPDATIQYKFNGSAGQSFGGFLAPGIQFELEGEANDYWGKGLSGGRLILYPSKQAKFKPSENIIVGNVAFYGATSGESYIRGQAGERFCVRNSGAKAVVEGVGDHGCEYMTGGLAVILGETGRNFAAGMSGGVAYVYDKARTFPARCNMEMIEFDVLDTEDNQTLKTMIENHLKYTGSDVAQAILNNWDNAVKDFVKVMPSDYKAVLLKRKSQGNKEAVING is encoded by the coding sequence ATGAGAGAGAACAATCAAACCGGTCTGTATGATTCTAGTTTCGAGCATGATTCATGCGGAATTGGTTTCGTAGCCAACCTGAAAGGTAGAAAATCTCATGAAACAGTTGCAAATGCCCTACATATGCTTGAGCGTATGGAACACCGTGGCGCGTGCGGTTGTGAGACTAATACCGGCGATGGTGCTGGTATCCTTCTTCAGGTTCCCCATGAATTTTTCGTGGATGAATGTGTCAAGATTGGCATTAAATTGCCAGCCTTTGGCGAGTATGGTGTCGGTATGTTATTCCTTCCGAAGGATGAGAAGCTGAAGGAAGAGTGTAAGAAGATATTAAGTCGCCAGGCCGAGAAGCTGGGTCTGGCAGTTTTAGGCTACAGACTTGTTCCTACAGATGATTCAATGATCGGCGATAGCGCGATTGCTGTTGAACCTTCTGTTGAGCAATTCTTTGTGAAGCGGCCGGATAGCGTGAAGGATGTGGAAACATTCGAACGTAAACTATACGTACTTCGCAACTACTCTACACGTATTGTTAAAGAAACATTGAATAATGAAGAAGTGAATCAGCGTTTTTATTTCGCGTCATTCTCTTCCAGAACTATTATCTATAAAGGTCAGCTGATGACCGCGCAGGTAAAACAATTCTATCTTGATTTACAAAGACCGGAAATGGTTTCTGCATTAGCGGTTGTTCACTCCCGTTTCTCTACCAACACATTCCCGTCATTCAAATTGGCGCAGCCTTTCCGTTACATCGCACACAATGGTGAGATCAACACGGTAAAAGGTAACGTAAACTGGATCCGTGCGCAGGAAGCATTGTTAACTTCTACTGTATTTACAAAAGAAGAAATTGAAATGCTGTTACCGATCTGCGATCCGGGGAACTCAGATTCAGCACACTTAGATAACGTAATTGAATTACTTGTATTAAGCGGTCGTTATTTACCACACGTAATGATGATGCTTGTACCGGAAGCATGGGACGGAAACGAAGCCATGTCTGAAGTAAAACATGCGTTCTACGAATACCACGCTGCAATGATGGAACCTTGGGATGGCCCGGCTTCTATTTCATTCACAAACGGTAAAATTGTAGGCGCAACGTTAGATCGTAATGGTCTTCGTCCTTCCCGTTGGTGTTTACTGGAAGATGATACGGTGATCATGGCATCGGAAGTTGGCGTTATTGATGTTGATCCTTCAAAAGTTGTTACAAAAGGACGTCTGCAGCCAGGTAAAATGTTCGTGGCTGATTTAGAGCAAGGACGTATTATTTCGGATGAAGAACTTAAAAATGATATCTGTACACGTAAGCCTTATGGTGAGTGGCTGAAAAACAAAATCAAATTAAGCGAACAGCCGGAACCTCAGGTAATCTATAATCAACCGGATGCAGCAGCCTTGTTGAAAAAGCAGCAGGTGTTCGGTTATACATCAGAAGATTTACGTTTGATCATCGGTGAAATTGCAACTACTGCTTACGAACCGCTTGGTTCAATGGGTATAGATACACCGCTTGCAATCCTGTCTGATCAGGCAATGCATTTATCTGCGTACTTCAAACAATTGTTTGCGCAGGTAACCAATCCGCCGATTGACCCGATACGTGAGCGCATGGTTATGTCGCTTGTATCGTATGTAGGCGGTTCATTAAACCTGTTGGATGAGTCTCCATACCATTGTCGTATGGTTGAATTGCACCAGCCGGTTTTAACAAATAATGATTTAGAAAAACTTCGTCAGATTGATGATAAGCATTTCCAGACAAAAGCATTGGAAATAACATTCAAGGCAGACGAAATGCCGGGCAGCTTAGAAAAGGCATTGACCCGCATCTGTAAGTATGCTTCAGACGCAGTTAATGACGGCTACTCGATTATATTATTAACCGATCGTAAAGTTGACAGCGGACACACGCCGATTCCTTCATTACTGGCTACTGCAGCGGTACACCACCATTTAATCCGTGAAGGACAACGCGGTAAGGTGGGTATTGTGGTAGAATGCGGTGACGCCTGGGAAGTACATCATTTCGCAACATTAATCGGTTACGGTGCATCTGCTATCAATCCATACTTAGCGTTCGAAACAGTAATCGGAATGAAACGCAGCGGCGAACTTCAAACGGAGTTAGCTGAAGAGAAATTGATTTACAATTACATCAAAGCAATTGATAACGGTTTGTTGAAAGTATTCTCTAAAATGGGAATCTCTACACTTCAGTCGTACCAAGGTGCACAGATCTTTGAAGCATTAGGTATCAGTTCTGAAGTAATAGATAAGTATTTTACCAATACCGTTTCAAGAATTGGCGGCTTATCGTTAGATGGCATTGCGAAAGAAGCGTTGATCAAGCATGAGCAGGCGTATCCGAAAGTACCGGTACCACGTCCGAAACTGGAAGTGGGTGGTATCTATCAGTGGAAACGTCGTGGTGAATTCCACTTGTTCAATCCGCAAACAATCCATTTATTACAGCAGGCTTGCCGTAAAGGTGATTACCAGGTATTCAAGAAATATTCAAACCTGATCGATGATCAGAGTGTGAAAGCAATCACACTACGTGGTTTATTGAAATTCAAACAAACACGTGAGTCTATTTCAATTGACGAAGTTGAACCGGCAACTGAGATTTACAAGCGTTTTGCAACTGGTGCCATGTCATTCGGTTCAATTTCTCACGAAGCGCACTCTACACTTGCCATTGCGATGAACCGCATCGGTGGTAAATCAAACTCCGGTGAAGGTGGTGAAGATGAAATCCGTTTTGACCGTAAGCCAAATGGAGATTGGGAACGTTCTGCTATCAAGCAGGTAGCTTCAGGTCGTTTCGGTGTTACAAGTTATTACTTAGCGAATGCAGACGAGCTTCAGATTAAAATGGCACAAGGTGCTAAGCCGGGTGAAGGCGGTCAGTTACCAGGCCACAAAGTGGATGACTGGATCGGTCGTGTACGTCACTCTACGCCGGGTGTAGGTTTAATTTCTCCTCCTCCGCACCACGATATTTATTCTATTGAAGATTTAGCACAGTTGATTTTCGATTTGAAAAACTCAAATCCAAAAGCGCGTGTAAGTGTTAAGCTGGTGTCTGAAGCAGGGGTTGGTACTATCGCGGCGGGTGTTAGTAAAGCACACGCTGATTTAGTATTGATCGCCGGTTACGATGGTGGAACAGGAGCTTCTCCGATCAGTTCGATCCGTCACGCAGGTTTACCCTGGGAACTTGGTTTAGCTGAAGCGCATCAGACATTGGTTAAAAATAAATTAAGAAGCCGTATCACGGTCCAGTCCGATGGACAGATCCGTACCGGTAAAGATTTAGTTGTAGCTGCGTTATTAGGTGCAGAAGAATTTGGTGTTGCTACCGCAGCGCTTGTTTCTGTAGGCTGTATTATGATGCGTAAGTGTCACCTGAATACATGCCCGGTAGGTGTTGCAACACAAAATAAAGAACTTCGTGCATTATTCAGCGGTGAGCCTGAACACGTAGTAAACATGTTTACGTTCCTTGCTGAAGAAATGAGAGAGATCATGGCTGAGCTTGGTTACAGAACAGTTGACGAAATGGTTGGTCAGGTTCAGAACCTAGAAAAACGTACGGACATCAATCACTGGAAATTCAAAGATCTTGATTTAAGTAAAATCTTATACAAAGAAGAAGCTGGTCCGGAAGTTGGATTATACAAAACAGAAGCACAGGATCACGGAATGGATAACATCCTGGATCTTACACTTGTGAGAGATGCAAAAGCTGCGTTAGATAATAAAGAGGTTGTTAAAGGCGAATATAAAATTGAAAACATTGACCGTTCTGCCGGCACCATGCTTTCGTACGAAGTGTCTACAAGACATAAAGGACAAGGCTTACCGGATGCAACGATTCAATATAAATTCAATGGTTCTGCCGGACAAAGTTTTGGTGGTTTCTTAGCACCGGGTATTCAGTTTGAATTAGAAGGTGAAGCAAATGATTATTGGGGTAAAGGTTTATCCGGTGGCCGTTTGATTCTGTATCCATCTAAACAGGCGAAGTTCAAGCCAAGTGAAAACATCATTGTTGGTAACGTAGCATTCTACGGAGCTACAAGCGGTGAGTCATATATCCGAGGACAGGCCGGTGAGCGTTTCTGTGTTCGTAACTCAGGCGCGAAAGCAGTTGTTGAAGGTGTAGGTGATCATGGTTGCGAATACATGACAGGTGGTTTGGCTGTAATCTTAGGAGAAACAGGCCGTAACTTTGCAGCAGGTATGAGTGGTGGTGTTGCTTATGTGTATGACAAAGCAAGAACATTCCCGGCACGCTGCAACATGGAAATGATTGAATTTGATGTATTGGATACAGAAGACAACCAGACATTAAAAACAATGATTGAAAATCATTTGAAATATACAGGTAGCGATGTAGCGCAGGCTATCCTTAACAATTGGGATAATGCAGTGAAGGATTTTGTTAAAGTAATGCCTTCAGATTACAAAGCAGTTTTGTTAAAAAGAAAAAGTCAAGGAAATAAGGAGGCCGTAATCAATGGGTAA
- a CDS encoding glutamate synthase subunit beta, which yields MGKPTGFMEFGRELPGKRDPQARLKDYKELYLDFSATQIKNQAARCMNCGVPFCHSGCPLGNIIPEFNDAVYRNDWEEAAEILFSTNNFPEFTGRICPAPCEASCVLGINKPPVTIENIEKSIVETAFEKGILKPNPPKKRTGKTVAVVGSGPAGLAAAAQLNSAGHTVTVFERADQVGGLLRYGIPDFKLEKWVIDRRVKLMEEEGVIFKTNTNVGVTVKAKDIVKEFDAVVLTGGSTVGRDLPIPGRQFKGVHFAMEFLSQQNKRVANIKPEIDHTGEAYKNGDLLATAKNVVVIGGGDTGSDCVGTSNRHGAKSVLQFELMPKPPENKNETTPWPNWPMILRTSTSHEEGCDRLWSITTKEFIGDADGNLTGLKIAEMGWVTAPDSKLPKYQELPGTERVIPCELTLLAMGFLHPQHAGMLNELGVEYDERGNIKANGKYQTNVDKVFTAGDMRRGQSLVVWAISEGREAARNVDIFLMGTTSLEAKDHGMLDTVYA from the coding sequence ATGGGTAAACCAACGGGATTCATGGAATTCGGCAGAGAATTGCCAGGAAAAAGAGATCCGCAAGCACGTCTTAAAGACTACAAAGAACTCTATTTAGATTTCTCTGCTACACAAATAAAAAATCAGGCGGCACGCTGCATGAACTGCGGTGTACCGTTCTGTCACAGCGGTTGTCCGCTGGGTAACATCATACCTGAATTCAACGATGCGGTATACAGAAACGATTGGGAAGAAGCTGCAGAGATCTTATTCTCTACAAACAACTTCCCTGAGTTTACAGGAAGAATCTGTCCTGCGCCGTGTGAAGCATCTTGCGTGCTTGGTATCAACAAACCTCCGGTAACGATTGAAAACATCGAGAAGAGCATTGTTGAAACAGCATTTGAAAAAGGTATCTTAAAACCAAACCCTCCTAAGAAACGCACAGGTAAAACGGTTGCGGTTGTAGGTTCAGGTCCTGCAGGCTTAGCTGCTGCGGCTCAATTGAACAGCGCCGGTCATACGGTAACGGTATTCGAACGTGCCGATCAGGTAGGTGGTTTGTTGCGCTACGGTATTCCGGATTTCAAATTAGAGAAATGGGTAATCGACCGTCGTGTAAAATTGATGGAAGAAGAAGGCGTAATCTTCAAAACGAATACAAACGTTGGTGTTACAGTAAAAGCAAAAGATATCGTTAAAGAATTTGATGCAGTTGTATTAACAGGCGGTTCAACAGTTGGTCGTGATTTGCCGATCCCGGGAAGACAATTCAAGGGCGTGCATTTTGCGATGGAATTTTTGAGTCAGCAGAACAAACGCGTTGCTAACATCAAACCTGAAATTGATCATACAGGCGAAGCCTATAAAAACGGCGATTTATTAGCTACCGCTAAAAACGTAGTTGTAATCGGTGGGGGTGATACAGGTTCAGATTGTGTGGGTACTTCAAACCGTCATGGTGCGAAGAGTGTATTGCAATTTGAATTGATGCCAAAACCACCTGAAAATAAAAACGAAACAACGCCATGGCCAAACTGGCCGATGATCCTGCGTACATCTACTTCACACGAAGAAGGTTGCGATCGTTTGTGGTCAATCACTACAAAAGAATTCATCGGTGATGCAGACGGGAACTTAACAGGATTAAAAATTGCTGAGATGGGCTGGGTAACTGCACCGGACAGCAAGCTTCCGAAGTACCAGGAATTACCGGGTACAGAGCGTGTTATTCCATGTGAGTTGACATTGCTGGCAATGGGTTTCTTACATCCGCAGCATGCTGGCATGCTGAATGAATTGGGTGTAGAATACGATGAGCGCGGCAACATCAAAGCAAATGGAAAATATCAGACAAACGTAGATAAAGTATTTACGGCAGGTGATATGCGCAGAGGTCAGTCACTGGTCGTTTGGGCAATCTCAGAAGGCCGTGAAGCAGCACGTAATGTAGATATTTTCTTAATGGGTACTACTAGCCTTGAAGCAAAAGATCACGGTATGCTGGATACGGTCTACGCATAA
- a CDS encoding helix-turn-helix transcriptional regulator, with product MVHKGEIIKEAVNQSGISVTQVAKSLQVTRKTVYNIFDRVDVDNDTILKIGAIIHHDFSENFPKLVKNSTEDPQEKYNIRDMDQLKADVDYWKGKYITLLEEYNKLLKK from the coding sequence ATGGTACACAAAGGCGAAATCATAAAGGAAGCTGTAAATCAAAGCGGTATATCTGTTACACAGGTTGCTAAAAGCTTACAGGTAACCCGCAAAACCGTGTACAATATTTTTGACCGCGTGGATGTAGATAATGACACCATTTTAAAAATCGGCGCAATTATCCATCACGATTTTTCTGAAAATTTTCCCAAGCTTGTTAAAAATAGCACTGAAGATCCGCAGGAAAAATACAACATCAGAGATATGGATCAACTGAAAGCGGATGTGGATTATTGGAAAGGGAAATACATTACGTTGCTTGAAGAATATAATAAGCTGCTGAAAAAATGA
- a CDS encoding helix-turn-helix domain-containing protein, whose translation MSFIYIMSYISNINNWYVLSDTAIIEQLGKELKRMRLKNNLTQQELANRSGLFRSTISEIENGRVGSLLSLIQLLRALDKLELLDAFVIKEELSPLLVAEQQAKLRKRASNKRKPDKPESEW comes from the coding sequence ATGTCTTTTATTTATATTATGTCGTATATAAGCAACATAAATAATTGGTATGTGCTGAGTGATACAGCCATTATTGAACAATTGGGAAAAGAGCTTAAACGCATGCGTCTAAAAAATAATCTTACCCAGCAGGAACTAGCAAACCGTTCGGGTTTATTCCGCAGTACCATCAGTGAAATCGAAAACGGACGTGTGGGGAGTCTGTTAAGTTTGATTCAATTGCTGCGTGCATTGGATAAGCTGGAACTGTTAGATGCTTTTGTAATAAAAGAAGAACTCAGTCCGTTGCTGGTTGCCGAACAGCAGGCGAAGCTGCGCAAGCGTGCATCAAACAAACGCAAACCTGATAAACCAGAAAGCGAATGGTAG
- a CDS encoding type II toxin-antitoxin system HipA family toxin: MVVASVVLWGKHVGAVLWNYDKGYATFEFEAGFLKSGLDVAPLTMPLANVSKGEIFQFAQLPKETFHGLPGLLSDALPDRFGNQLIDLWLASQGRDKASMSPVERLCYLGTRGMGALEFEPTVRNEKEPSKGLEIGALVELSKKALSMKASLDSHFSKEDAETFADIIKVGTSAGGARAKAVIAYNEQTGEVRSGQLHSPAGFEHWLIKFDGVTNEQLGDPKGYGRIEYAYYKMAIDADIIMMPSLLLEEGGRAHFMTKRFDRIVNNEKLHMQTLCGLCHFDYNNPEAYAYEQAFQAMRQLRLPYTDAEQLYIRMVFNVVARNQDDHTKNISFLMDKTGNWSLSPAYDVSYAYNPENKWIAKHQLAVNGKRENIMREDLLSVAKQMNIKKPKEIIEKITAVVSNWEGYAQEAGVPKNQITALGKTHLLKM; encoded by the coding sequence ATGGTAGTAGCAAGCGTTGTGTTATGGGGCAAACATGTTGGTGCGGTGTTATGGAACTACGACAAGGGTTATGCAACGTTTGAATTTGAAGCAGGCTTTTTAAAGTCAGGTCTGGATGTTGCACCTCTAACAATGCCGTTAGCAAATGTCAGCAAAGGAGAAATTTTTCAGTTCGCGCAATTACCGAAAGAGACATTTCATGGGTTGCCTGGCCTATTGTCAGATGCATTGCCTGATCGTTTCGGGAATCAGCTGATTGATTTGTGGCTGGCATCGCAGGGGCGTGATAAAGCAAGTATGAGTCCTGTCGAACGGCTGTGTTACCTGGGGACGCGTGGCATGGGCGCGCTGGAATTTGAACCGACCGTACGCAACGAAAAAGAACCTTCAAAAGGATTAGAAATCGGCGCGCTGGTAGAGTTATCAAAAAAAGCGCTGTCGATGAAAGCTTCCTTAGACAGTCACTTTTCAAAGGAAGATGCAGAGACATTTGCAGACATTATAAAAGTAGGAACCTCGGCCGGTGGGGCACGTGCCAAGGCTGTGATTGCCTATAACGAGCAGACCGGTGAAGTGCGCTCCGGACAATTGCATTCGCCTGCAGGCTTTGAGCATTGGCTGATCAAGTTTGATGGTGTAACAAATGAACAGCTCGGTGATCCGAAAGGGTATGGAAGGATTGAATACGCGTATTACAAGATGGCTATTGATGCCGATATTATAATGATGCCAAGCCTGTTGCTGGAAGAGGGTGGCCGCGCACATTTTATGACCAAGCGGTTTGACCGCATTGTCAACAATGAAAAGCTGCACATGCAGACCTTATGCGGCTTGTGTCATTTTGATTATAACAATCCGGAAGCCTATGCATATGAACAGGCATTTCAGGCCATGCGCCAGTTACGCTTGCCCTATACCGATGCGGAACAATTGTACATACGTATGGTATTTAATGTAGTGGCGCGCAACCAGGACGATCATACAAAGAACATCTCCTTTTTAATGGACAAAACGGGAAACTGGAGTTTATCGCCGGCCTATGACGTAAGCTATGCATACAACCCGGAAAATAAGTGGATCGCCAAACATCAGTTAGCGGTAAATGGTAAGCGGGAAAATATTATGCGTGAAGATCTGTTATCGGTTGCGAAACAGATGAACATTAAAAAGCCGAAAGAGATCATTGAAAAAATAACAGCGGTAGTAAGTAATTGGGAAGGATATGCACAGGAAGCAGGTGTTCCCAAGAATCAAATTACGGCATTGGGCAAAACACATTTGCTGAAAATGTAA